GGGTCTTTATGTAGAAAGTATTGCAAATAAATAAAGGAGTTATTATGAAAGAGACAATCATTAAGCTTGAAAAAATTTCAAAATCCTACGCTGATAAGAATGTATTAAAGGACATAAGCATGGAAGCAGCTGCTTCTGAAATCGTATTGATAAAGGGCAGATCCGGTGCGGGAAAAACTACCCTGCTCAATATCTGCGCTTTTCTGGAGAATCCCGACGGTGGTACATACTATTGGCGCGGCAAGAATGCACTTGAATTATCCGCAAAGGAGAAACGCGAAACAAGAAAGAATCAAATGGGTTTTATTTTTCAGGATTATAACCTGTTTGAAGATTTGACCGTTCAGGAAAACCTTGAGATATTTTTAAGATATACTCTTGCTCCGGACCGTGAAAAAGCTAA
This DNA window, taken from [Clostridium] cellulosi, encodes the following:
- a CDS encoding hypothetical protein (Family membership); this encodes MKETIIKLEKISKSYADKNVLKDISMEAAASEIVLIKGRSGAGKTTLLNICAFLENPDGGTYYWRGKNALELSAKEKRETRKNQMGFIFQDYNLFEDLTVQENLEIFLRYTLAPDREKAKEMITKNLERFNMSDRLKTKAKFLSGGERQRIAIIRAIMKNDAVIFADEPSANIDDFNREKIITWFTELKNNGHAVVLVSHDNDFDKIADRIYTLENGELSIS